A section of the Rubritalea squalenifaciens DSM 18772 genome encodes:
- a CDS encoding DUF6210 family protein, producing the protein MPAQRIELWEHVGLGLILEWPSGVIITNQTGGTSCLAPEIEGVFIPLRNDCTAKERILVSPENELYDYFTGRKWRGTGATNGIDLEDADFIDSTIGKTKLFPTIRVNRDKLSESHEAWIHVVVTGDEPCDPPLFRGFEPYPRAGILTWQNSD; encoded by the coding sequence ATGCCAGCGCAGCGAATAGAGCTTTGGGAGCACGTCGGCCTTGGTTTGATTTTAGAATGGCCATCCGGCGTGATCATAACCAATCAGACGGGTGGAACATCATGTCTGGCACCTGAGATCGAGGGCGTATTCATCCCGTTGCGGAACGATTGCACCGCGAAAGAGCGCATTCTGGTTTCGCCGGAGAATGAACTCTACGATTACTTCACCGGTCGCAAGTGGAGGGGGACTGGAGCGACCAATGGAATTGATTTGGAAGATGCCGACTTCATCGACTCGACTATCGGTAAGACCAAGCTATTTCCCACGATCCGAGTGAACAGAGACAAGCTATCCGAGAGCCATGAGGCATGGATTCACGTCGTTGTGACGGGCGACGAGCCTTGCGATCCACCTTTATTCCGTGGCTTTGAGCCTTATCCCAGAGCGGGAATCTTGACATGGCAAAACAGCGACTGA
- a CDS encoding peroxiredoxin-like family protein, protein MSNKLVSGGTLPAITLPLVGGGEATLGESKSSNVWQIVIVYRGLHCPICHKYLKRLEELREGFTNASAEILAVSGDPLEKALSMKENHGLRFPIAYDLSIPQMRQLGLYISDPRGPQETDRPFAEPATFALNRDGKIQLIELSNTPFNRADLSELLESVEWIDENDYPIRGTHS, encoded by the coding sequence ATGAGTAATAAACTGGTATCCGGCGGCACCCTGCCCGCCATCACACTCCCTCTGGTAGGTGGCGGTGAGGCCACGCTTGGAGAAAGCAAGTCAAGTAATGTATGGCAAATCGTCATCGTCTACCGAGGCCTCCATTGTCCAATCTGCCACAAGTATCTCAAACGCCTTGAAGAACTCCGCGAGGGCTTTACCAATGCATCTGCGGAGATTCTCGCTGTCTCCGGCGACCCGTTGGAGAAAGCTCTATCCATGAAGGAAAATCACGGTCTCAGGTTTCCGATAGCCTACGACCTGAGCATTCCGCAAATGCGGCAACTCGGTCTTTACATATCTGACCCTCGCGGCCCTCAGGAAACCGACCGTCCCTTTGCCGAGCCAGCAACATTTGCCTTGAATCGGGATGGAAAAATTCAACTGATCGAACTCTCCAACACTCCCTTCAACCGAGCGGACCTCTCCGAACTATTGGAAAGCGTAGAATGGATCGACGAAAACGACTATCCGATTCGCGGCACACATTCTTGA
- a CDS encoding NAD(P)/FAD-dependent oxidoreductase, translated as MSGAISKPIEICGGGLSGLSLGIALRKRGIPVVLREAGSYPRHKVCGEFICGVSREVLEGLGISEALADAQVLSSSAWFRKGRLILERELPTPARGISRFSLDQRLAGQFEDLGGELITGERCQLGRESGEGVVWAAGRPRNQGRRWLGLKMHCSDLELNADLEMHLGDGAYVGVSKIEGGRANVCGLFALRSGLSGKQILSQYLRAAGLDHLNERLQEARCHEESFCAVAGFELGKSQRPSQMLCLGDAWAMIPPFTGNGMSMAFESAAEAVGLLESYALGKSSWSECLYQYNLNLSQRFDRRLSLAALLNPAMLGAVGQHAVSGIAKAKLLPFDWLFQRLRDV; from the coding sequence GTGAGTGGGGCCATTTCCAAGCCTATCGAGATTTGTGGCGGAGGCCTCAGTGGGCTGTCCCTGGGGATTGCCTTGCGCAAGCGCGGCATCCCAGTCGTGCTCAGAGAGGCGGGGAGCTACCCGCGGCACAAAGTTTGTGGGGAATTCATCTGCGGCGTCTCCAGAGAGGTGTTAGAAGGATTAGGCATTTCGGAGGCACTGGCAGATGCGCAAGTTCTCTCTAGCTCGGCTTGGTTTCGCAAAGGCCGGCTCATCCTGGAGCGCGAGCTGCCCACTCCGGCACGCGGAATCTCCAGGTTCAGCCTGGATCAGCGGCTGGCCGGGCAATTCGAGGATCTGGGGGGTGAATTGATTACCGGCGAACGCTGCCAATTGGGCAGGGAGTCGGGTGAAGGCGTGGTGTGGGCGGCAGGGCGTCCGCGGAATCAAGGGAGGCGATGGCTCGGGCTTAAGATGCATTGTTCTGATCTGGAGCTGAACGCCGATCTGGAAATGCATCTCGGTGATGGGGCCTACGTGGGCGTCTCCAAAATTGAGGGCGGCAGGGCCAATGTCTGCGGTTTGTTTGCGCTCAGGTCTGGCCTATCCGGGAAGCAAATCTTGTCGCAGTATCTGAGGGCGGCCGGATTGGATCACTTGAACGAGCGACTTCAAGAGGCCCGGTGTCACGAGGAGTCGTTTTGCGCGGTTGCCGGCTTCGAGCTGGGGAAAAGCCAGCGTCCTTCCCAGATGCTTTGTCTCGGTGATGCGTGGGCAATGATTCCACCCTTTACCGGGAACGGCATGTCGATGGCTTTTGAATCTGCCGCCGAAGCCGTTGGGTTGTTAGAGAGCTACGCACTGGGCAAAAGCTCCTGGAGCGAATGCCTGTACCAATACAATTTAAATCTGAGCCAGCGCTTTGATCGCCGGCTGTCTCTCGCTGCGCTCTTGAACCCGGCGATGCTTGGGGCAGTGGGGCAGCACGCTGTTTCAGGTATAGCCAAAGCCAAGCTCTTGCCCTTTGACTGGTTGTTCCAGCGCCTCAGAGACGTCTGA
- a CDS encoding type III polyketide synthase — protein sequence MYLHSIASHFPAHRFTQQESFSALSQTKSFANLKRSSQALLEKILTQGIGIDSRHFCVSDIAGLVDADAGELNALFEREGRALAAEAMRKALKAAGLEADELDALIVCTCTGYLCPGLSSHVAELLGMRSNLYLQDLVGLGCGAAVPALRSAHGLSAADPEAKIGVIAVELCSSAFFMDDDPGVLISLCLFGDGASASIWSGESLKNAWRASGFQTLHLPEHRDMLRFENQRGFLRNRLDRKVPELAAQAVKHLISEAGMDPASVVAHGGGRDVVQALEAALGGVQLKETREVLREYGNLSSPSVLVALQRLLEKGTERDSLWLTSFGAGFAAHALQLHRNHG from the coding sequence ATGTATCTTCATTCCATAGCCAGCCACTTTCCTGCGCATCGATTCACGCAACAGGAGTCCTTCTCAGCTCTGTCACAAACCAAGTCTTTTGCGAACTTGAAGAGGAGTTCCCAAGCCTTGCTGGAAAAAATTCTGACTCAAGGAATTGGCATCGATTCACGGCATTTTTGTGTTTCTGATATTGCGGGTCTGGTCGATGCCGATGCCGGCGAGTTGAATGCCCTGTTTGAGCGGGAGGGGCGGGCCTTGGCGGCTGAAGCGATGCGCAAAGCCCTCAAGGCGGCAGGATTGGAAGCCGATGAACTGGATGCGCTGATCGTGTGCACCTGCACCGGCTACTTGTGTCCCGGTCTGAGCAGTCATGTGGCTGAGTTGTTAGGAATGAGGAGTAATCTCTATCTGCAAGACTTGGTAGGGCTGGGCTGTGGGGCGGCTGTGCCAGCCTTGCGCTCGGCGCATGGTCTCAGCGCTGCCGATCCCGAGGCGAAGATCGGAGTCATCGCCGTCGAGCTCTGTTCCTCCGCGTTTTTCATGGATGACGACCCCGGAGTGCTCATCAGCCTCTGTTTGTTTGGAGATGGCGCAAGTGCCTCGATCTGGTCCGGTGAGAGCCTGAAGAATGCCTGGCGCGCATCGGGCTTCCAAACCCTGCACCTGCCCGAGCACAGGGACATGCTTCGCTTTGAAAACCAGCGCGGCTTTCTCAGAAACCGGCTGGATCGCAAGGTGCCCGAACTGGCAGCTCAGGCCGTCAAGCACCTGATCAGCGAAGCCGGGATGGACCCCGCCTCGGTGGTGGCTCATGGCGGTGGCCGTGATGTCGTTCAGGCCCTGGAAGCAGCTCTGGGGGGAGTGCAGCTGAAAGAGACCCGCGAAGTGCTCAGAGAATATGGCAACTTGAGTAGTCCATCGGTTCTCGTGGCCTTGCAGAGGCTACTCGAAAAGGGAACAGAGCGGGATTCGCTGTGGCTCACTTCATTCGGCGCGGGCTTCGCTGCGCACGCACTGCAGTTGCATCGAAACCACGGCTAA
- a CDS encoding DUF4177 domain-containing protein yields MKLQLLAFLTMLITANSLVLGGEANIPKWEYKVWVQPDDIHAISRSAMIENKLNNLGAQGWELVSVTWRKHHDQTSPTGRMIYYFKRPAKAVAAPPKPSHIQYNGSNLSIEQVLERSKANWHLNLKSKQKAEQEDAAPKP; encoded by the coding sequence ATGAAACTACAATTGCTAGCCTTCCTCACTATGTTAATCACCGCCAATAGCTTAGTGCTTGGCGGTGAAGCAAATATACCAAAATGGGAATACAAAGTTTGGGTTCAGCCTGATGATATTCACGCTATTTCGCGGAGCGCAATGATTGAAAACAAGCTAAATAACCTGGGTGCACAAGGGTGGGAATTGGTTTCAGTCACCTGGAGGAAGCATCATGATCAGACATCCCCGACCGGTAGGATGATCTATTACTTTAAGCGCCCAGCTAAGGCAGTGGCAGCTCCTCCAAAGCCGAGTCACATTCAATATAACGGTAGCAATCTTTCTATTGAACAAGTCTTGGAGAGAAGTAAGGCGAACTGGCATTTGAATCTCAAATCGAAACAAAAGGCCGAACAAGAAGACGCGGCACCCAAGCCCTGA